From one Bacteroides intestinalis DSM 17393 genomic stretch:
- the spt gene encoding serine palmitoyltransferase codes for MGLLQDKLAKYDLPQQYMAMGVYPYFRTIDSHQDTEVLMDGKKVLMFGSNAYTGLTYDKRIIEAAKAATDKYGTGCAGSRLLNGTLDIHVELEKELAEFVGKDDALCFSTGFTVNEGVIPQLTGRNDYIICDDRVHASIVDGRRLSFSTQLKYKHNDMADLEKELQKCEPDAIKLIVVDSVFSMEGDLANLPEIVRLKKKYNASIMVDEAHGLGVFGKQGRGVCDHFGVTDDIDLIMGTFSKSLASIGGFVAGDASVINWLRHNARSYIFQASNTPAATAAAREALHIIMNEPERQQRLWDITNYALKKFRDAGFEIGETESPIIPLYVRDAEKTFIVTKMAFDEGIFINPVIPPACAPQDTLVRVALMATHTKEQVDYAVEKLTKCFRELGVIE; via the coding sequence ATGGGATTACTACAAGACAAATTGGCGAAATACGACCTGCCACAGCAATATATGGCAATGGGCGTATACCCCTATTTCCGCACAATTGACAGCCATCAGGATACTGAGGTGTTGATGGATGGTAAAAAAGTCCTGATGTTCGGTTCGAATGCTTATACGGGACTGACTTACGATAAAAGAATAATAGAAGCCGCAAAAGCTGCCACAGATAAATACGGTACAGGTTGTGCAGGTTCCCGTTTATTAAATGGAACTCTTGATATACACGTAGAGTTGGAAAAAGAACTGGCTGAGTTTGTCGGAAAAGACGATGCACTCTGTTTTTCCACCGGATTTACTGTAAATGAGGGTGTTATTCCGCAATTGACGGGACGTAACGATTACATTATCTGTGACGACCGCGTGCACGCTTCCATCGTAGATGGTCGCCGCCTCTCCTTTTCTACTCAATTAAAGTATAAACATAACGATATGGCCGATCTGGAAAAAGAACTCCAGAAATGCGAGCCGGATGCTATCAAACTGATCGTGGTGGATAGTGTTTTCTCTATGGAAGGCGACCTTGCCAATCTCCCCGAAATCGTACGTTTGAAGAAGAAATACAATGCCAGCATCATGGTGGACGAAGCACACGGATTGGGTGTATTCGGAAAACAGGGACGTGGTGTTTGCGATCATTTCGGTGTGACGGATGATATCGACCTGATTATGGGTACGTTCAGCAAGTCACTGGCTTCTATCGGTGGATTTGTTGCCGGAGATGCTTCGGTAATCAACTGGTTGCGCCACAATGCCCGTTCTTATATATTCCAGGCAAGTAACACGCCTGCTGCTACTGCTGCTGCCCGTGAAGCTCTTCACATCATTATGAACGAACCGGAGCGTCAGCAACGTTTGTGGGACATCACCAACTATGCATTGAAGAAATTCCGTGATGCCGGTTTCGAAATCGGTGAAACTGAATCTCCTATCATTCCATTGTATGTGCGTGATGCGGAAAAAACATTTATCGTAACTAAGATGGCGTTTGACGAAGGCATCTTCATCAATCCGGTTATTCCGCCCGCTTGTGCACCGCAAGATACGCTGGTACGCGTAGCATTGATGGCTACTCACACCAAAGAGCAGGTAGACTATGCTGTCGAGAAGTTGACGAAATGTTTCCGTGAACTCGGAGTGATTGAATAA
- a CDS encoding ferredoxin domain-containing protein has product MIQNERASRHEHVLDVARQMMTAARTAPKGKGVDIIEIAMVTGDDLKVLSDKMVAMVEEHGMKFFLRDAANILQAECVIIIGTREQAQGLNCGHCGYPTCAGRPEGVPCAVNSVDVGIAIGSACATAADLRVDTRVMFSAGLAAQQLEWLPGCRSVYAIPVSASTKNPFFDRKPKEEKKE; this is encoded by the coding sequence ATGATACAGAACGAACGTGCAAGCCGCCACGAACATGTGTTGGACGTAGCAAGGCAGATGATGACTGCTGCCCGTACCGCTCCGAAAGGAAAAGGTGTAGATATAATTGAAATAGCCATGGTCACCGGAGACGATTTAAAAGTATTGTCGGACAAGATGGTTGCCATGGTGGAAGAACACGGAATGAAGTTCTTTTTGCGGGATGCCGCCAACATTTTGCAGGCTGAATGTGTAATTATAATAGGTACGCGCGAGCAGGCGCAAGGATTGAATTGCGGCCATTGTGGTTACCCCACTTGTGCGGGACGCCCTGAAGGTGTGCCTTGTGCCGTGAATTCGGTCGATGTAGGTATAGCTATCGGTTCGGCTTGTGCCACGGCGGCCGATTTGCGTGTGGATACCCGTGTGATGTTCTCTGCCGGACTTGCTGCACAGCAATTGGAGTGGTTGCCGGGATGCAGATCCGTGTATGCTATTCCGGTCAGTGCTTCGACCAAGAATCCGTTCTTTGACCGCAAGCCGAAAGAAGAAAAGAAAGAATGA
- a CDS encoding agmatine deiminase family protein produces the protein MINMSDTFNAVLPAEWAPQSGIQLTWPHAGTDWAHMLTEVQACFAAIAREIAQRELLLIVTPEPEEVKKQISATVNMQNVRFMECETNDTWARDHGAITMLDSEGASLLDFMFNGWGLKFASDKDNLITHQAVEAGFLNGRYVNRLGFVLEGGSIESDGLGTLLTTSECLLSPNRNGQMSRDEIDEYICSVFHLKQVLWLDHGYLAGDDTDSHVDTLARLCSPDTIAYVQCTDTQDEHYEALHQMEEQLKTFRTLNGNPYRLLALPMVDKIEEEGERLPATYANFLIMNDAVLYPTYRQPENDQRAKEVLQEAFPEYEIVGIDCRALIKQHGSLHCVTMQYPAGVLK, from the coding sequence ATGATAAATATGAGTGATACATTCAATGCTGTTTTACCTGCCGAATGGGCGCCGCAAAGCGGAATACAGCTGACTTGGCCCCATGCCGGAACTGACTGGGCGCATATGCTTACGGAGGTACAAGCCTGTTTTGCCGCTATCGCACGCGAAATAGCCCAACGGGAATTGCTTCTGATTGTAACTCCTGAACCGGAGGAGGTTAAAAAGCAGATTTCAGCTACCGTCAATATGCAGAATGTCCGTTTCATGGAGTGTGAAACGAATGATACTTGGGCGCGTGATCATGGTGCAATTACCATGTTGGATTCAGAAGGTGCTTCGCTTCTTGATTTCATGTTCAATGGCTGGGGGCTGAAATTCGCTTCGGATAAAGACAATCTGATTACCCATCAGGCTGTGGAGGCTGGTTTCCTGAATGGGCGGTATGTTAATCGTCTGGGGTTTGTCTTGGAAGGTGGTTCCATTGAGAGCGACGGTTTGGGAACATTGCTCACCACGTCCGAGTGTTTGCTTTCTCCCAATCGTAACGGACAGATGAGCCGCGATGAAATCGATGAATATATCTGTTCTGTATTTCATCTGAAACAGGTACTTTGGCTCGATCATGGGTATTTGGCAGGAGATGATACGGATAGTCATGTCGATACGCTCGCTCGTCTTTGCTCACCGGATACTATTGCCTATGTGCAATGCACCGATACGCAGGATGAACATTACGAAGCTCTACATCAAATGGAAGAGCAACTGAAAACCTTCCGTACTTTGAATGGAAACCCCTATCGTCTGTTGGCATTGCCTATGGTAGACAAAATTGAGGAAGAGGGCGAACGCCTCCCCGCAACGTATGCCAATTTCTTGATAATGAATGATGCAGTGCTTTATCCTACTTATCGTCAGCCGGAGAATGACCAACGTGCTAAAGAAGTCTTGCAGGAAGCGTTCCCGGAATATGAGATTGTAGGCATTGATTGCCGGGCATTGATCAAGCAGCATGGATCACTCCATTGTGTTACGATGCAGTACCCTGCCGGTGTATTGAAATAA
- the aspS gene encoding aspartate--tRNA ligase — protein sequence MFRSHTCGELRISDVNKQVTLAGWVQRSRKMGGMTFIDLRDRYGITQLVFNEEVDAALCENANRLGREFVIQITGTVNERFSKNANIPTGDIEIIVSELNVLNAALTPPFTIEDNTDGGDDIRMKYRYLDLRRPSVRRNLELRHRMTIEVRRYLDSQGFIEVETPVLVGSTPEGARDFVVPSRMNPGQFYALPQSPQTLKQLLMVSGFDRYFQIAKCFRDEDLRADRQPEFTQIDCEMSFVEQDDIINLFEGMTKYLFKEIRGVELEGQFQRMAWADAMKYYGSDKPDLRFGMKFVELMDILKGHGFSVFDSAEYIGGICAEGAAHYTRKQLDALTEFVKRPQIGAKGMVYARIEEDGSVKSSVDKFYTQEVLQQVKEAFGAKPGDLILILSGDDTMKTRKQLCELRLEMGSQLGLRDKNTFACLWVVDFPMFEWSEQENRLMAMHHPFTHPKDEDIALLDTDPAAVRADAYDMVINGVEVGGGSIRIHDPKLQAKMFEILGFTPEKAEEQFGFLMNAFKYGAPPHGGLAYGLDRWVSLFAGLDSIRDCIAFPKNNSGRDVMLDAPAALDPSQLDELNLIVDIKE from the coding sequence ATGTTTAGATCACACACCTGCGGAGAACTTCGTATCTCCGATGTCAATAAGCAAGTAACGCTGGCAGGTTGGGTGCAGCGCAGCCGCAAAATGGGAGGCATGACATTCATTGACCTCCGCGACCGTTACGGTATCACCCAGTTAGTTTTCAACGAAGAGGTAGACGCCGCACTTTGCGAGAACGCCAACCGCCTGGGACGCGAATTCGTCATTCAGATTACAGGAACGGTGAACGAACGCTTCAGCAAGAATGCTAATATCCCGACCGGAGATATTGAAATTATCGTATCGGAACTGAATGTGCTGAATGCAGCCCTGACACCTCCGTTCACCATCGAAGATAATACGGATGGTGGAGACGATATCCGCATGAAATACCGTTATCTGGATTTGCGCCGTCCGTCGGTACGCAGAAATCTGGAACTCCGCCATAGAATGACCATTGAGGTACGCCGCTACCTGGACAGCCAGGGTTTCATCGAAGTGGAAACTCCTGTACTGGTAGGCTCTACTCCGGAAGGTGCACGTGACTTCGTGGTACCCTCACGCATGAATCCGGGACAGTTCTACGCTTTGCCGCAAAGCCCGCAGACCTTGAAGCAATTGCTGATGGTATCCGGTTTCGACCGTTACTTTCAGATTGCCAAGTGCTTCCGTGACGAGGACCTTCGTGCCGACCGTCAGCCGGAATTTACTCAGATAGACTGTGAAATGTCTTTCGTGGAACAGGACGACATCATCAACCTGTTTGAAGGTATGACGAAATATCTGTTCAAAGAAATCCGCGGTGTGGAATTGGAAGGTCAGTTCCAGCGTATGGCATGGGCGGACGCCATGAAATATTATGGTAGCGACAAACCCGACTTGCGTTTCGGCATGAAGTTCGTAGAGCTGATGGATATACTGAAAGGTCATGGCTTCTCTGTATTTGATAGCGCCGAATACATCGGTGGTATCTGTGCCGAAGGTGCTGCACACTACACCCGCAAACAGCTGGATGCACTGACGGAATTTGTGAAGAGACCGCAGATTGGTGCAAAAGGTATGGTTTACGCCCGTATAGAAGAAGACGGAAGTGTAAAATCGAGCGTTGACAAATTCTATACGCAGGAAGTACTGCAACAGGTGAAAGAAGCTTTCGGTGCCAAACCGGGTGACTTAATTCTGATTTTGAGCGGTGACGACACCATGAAGACGCGCAAGCAGCTTTGCGAGCTTCGCTTGGAAATGGGTAGCCAACTGGGATTGCGTGATAAGAATACATTCGCATGCCTGTGGGTTGTAGACTTCCCGATGTTTGAATGGAGCGAGCAAGAAAACCGCTTGATGGCTATGCACCATCCGTTCACCCATCCGAAGGATGAAGATATAGCCTTACTGGACACTGATCCGGCAGCAGTACGTGCCGATGCTTATGATATGGTAATCAACGGTGTGGAAGTTGGTGGCGGTTCAATCCGTATCCACGATCCGAAGTTGCAGGCAAAGATGTTCGAAATCTTGGGATTCACTCCCGAAAAAGCAGAAGAACAATTCGGATTCCTGATGAATGCATTCAAATACGGTGCACCTCCTCATGGTGGTCTGGCATACGGGCTTGATCGTTGGGTATCTCTCTTTGCCGGATTGGACAGTATTCGTGACTGCATCGCATTCCCGAAGAATAACAGTGGACGTGACGTGATGCTGGATGCTCCTGCGGCACTTGATCCATCTCAGTTGGACGAACTGAATCTGATCGTAGATATCAAAGAATAA
- a CDS encoding Nif3-like dinuclear metal center hexameric protein, whose amino-acid sequence MRIKEIVSALERFAPLPLQDGFDNAGLQIGLTEAEATGALLCLDVTEAVLDEAIALGYNLVISHHPLIFKGYKSITGRDYVERCIMKAIKNDIVIYSAHTNLDNAPGGVNFKIAEKIGLSNVRVLEAKENALVKLVTFVPTAQAEDVRKALFAAGCGCIGNYDACSYNVEGEGTFRAQEGSHPFCGSIGELHTEKEVRIETVLPAYKKSEVIKALLSAHPYEEPAFDLYPLQNSWTQAGAGVIGELDTPETELEFLKRVKKIFEVGCLKHNKLTGREIQTVALCGGAGAFLMPLAIRNGADVFITGEIKYHDYFGHDTDILLAEIGHYESEQYTKEIFYTIIRELFPNLALQQCKVNTNPIKYL is encoded by the coding sequence ATGAGAATTAAGGAGATAGTAAGCGCCCTTGAACGGTTCGCGCCTCTGCCATTGCAAGACGGATTTGATAATGCCGGCTTGCAAATCGGATTGACAGAAGCGGAAGCAACAGGGGCTTTGTTGTGTCTTGACGTTACTGAAGCCGTGCTGGACGAGGCGATTGCGTTAGGGTACAATCTTGTCATATCCCATCATCCACTGATATTCAAAGGGTATAAATCCATCACGGGCAGGGACTATGTAGAGCGTTGTATCATGAAAGCAATCAAGAATGATATCGTGATCTACTCAGCACATACCAACCTGGATAATGCTCCGGGAGGGGTGAACTTCAAGATTGCCGAGAAAATAGGATTGAGTAATGTACGCGTGCTGGAAGCCAAAGAGAATGCCTTGGTAAAATTGGTGACTTTTGTACCCACAGCACAGGCGGAAGATGTACGCAAGGCCTTGTTTGCAGCCGGATGCGGTTGCATAGGAAACTACGACGCATGCAGCTACAATGTAGAAGGAGAGGGAACTTTCCGCGCCCAAGAGGGTAGCCACCCGTTCTGTGGAAGTATCGGAGAATTGCATACGGAAAAGGAAGTGCGGATAGAAACCGTATTGCCTGCCTACAAGAAATCGGAAGTTATCAAAGCTCTACTGAGTGCCCATCCGTATGAGGAACCTGCATTCGACTTATATCCTTTGCAGAATAGCTGGACACAGGCTGGGGCAGGAGTTATCGGCGAATTGGATACACCGGAAACGGAGTTGGAGTTCCTGAAACGCGTCAAGAAAATCTTTGAAGTGGGCTGCCTGAAGCATAATAAACTGACCGGGCGTGAAATACAGACCGTGGCACTGTGTGGAGGAGCCGGAGCATTCCTGATGCCGCTTGCCATACGCAACGGTGCAGACGTGTTCATCACCGGGGAAATCAAGTATCACGATTACTTCGGACACGATACGGACATTCTGCTGGCAGAGATAGGACATTACGAAAGCGAGCAATATACAAAAGAAATATTCTATACAATAATCCGGGAGTTGTTTCCTAACCTTGCGCTGCAACAGTGCAAAGTGAATACCAACCCCATAAAATATTTATAA
- a CDS encoding carbon-nitrogen hydrolase, with protein MRKIKVGIIQQANTADLRTNLMNLAKSIEACAAHGAQLVVLQELHNSLYFCQTENTQLFDLAETIPGPSTGFYSELAAANKIVLVTSLFEKRAPGLYHNTAVVFDRDGSIAGKYRKMHIPDDPAYYEKFYFTPGDIGFEPIQTSLGKLGVLVCWDQWYPEAARLMALKGAELLIYPTAIGWESSDADDEKARQLNAWIISQRAHAVANGLPVISVNRVGHEPDPSMQTNGIQFWGNSFVAGPQGEFLAQAGNDRPENIVVEIDMDRSENVRRWWPFLRDRRIDEYGGLTKRFLD; from the coding sequence ATGAGAAAAATAAAAGTCGGAATTATTCAGCAAGCCAATACAGCAGATCTTCGTACGAACCTGATGAACCTGGCTAAAAGCATAGAAGCCTGTGCTGCACATGGTGCGCAACTGGTTGTATTACAAGAACTGCACAACTCTCTGTATTTCTGTCAGACTGAAAACACGCAACTGTTTGATCTGGCGGAAACCATTCCCGGCCCTTCCACCGGATTTTATTCCGAACTGGCCGCTGCCAATAAGATCGTATTGGTAACCTCCCTATTTGAGAAACGTGCCCCGGGACTCTATCATAATACCGCCGTTGTTTTTGACCGTGACGGAAGCATTGCCGGAAAATATCGCAAGATGCATATCCCCGACGATCCGGCCTATTATGAAAAGTTCTACTTCACCCCTGGAGATATAGGTTTCGAACCTATCCAAACCTCTCTCGGAAAGTTGGGTGTACTTGTTTGCTGGGATCAGTGGTATCCTGAAGCTGCCCGTCTGATGGCATTGAAAGGTGCCGAATTATTAATCTACCCCACCGCCATTGGCTGGGAAAGCAGTGACGCCGATGATGAAAAGGCACGTCAGCTCAACGCCTGGATTATCTCCCAGCGTGCCCATGCCGTAGCCAACGGACTTCCCGTTATCTCCGTTAACCGTGTCGGTCACGAACCCGATCCATCCATGCAGACGAATGGCATCCAATTCTGGGGAAATAGTTTTGTAGCAGGTCCGCAAGGAGAATTCCTTGCACAAGCCGGAAACGACCGTCCGGAAAATATAGTAGTGGAAATAGATATGGATCGTTCGGAAAATGTACGCCGTTGGTGGCCTTTCCTACGCGATCGCCGTATCGACGAATACGGTGGATTGACGAAACGCTTCCTCGATTAA
- a CDS encoding diacylglycerol/lipid kinase family protein yields the protein MDEEKKKISFIINPKSGTQSKEQILHLLDEKLDKTKYAQEVIYTEYAGHAVEIAAQKAKENVHAVVAIGGDGTINEIARSLVHTKTALGIIPCGSGNGLARHLQISMEPKKAIEIINEGIIDVIDYGKINEVPFFCTCGVGFDAFVSLKFAKAGRRGPLTYLEKTLLESLKYQPETYELETEDGTLKYKAFLIACGNASQYGNNAYIAPQAMLTDGLLDVTILEPFTVLDVPSLSFQLFNKTIDQNSRIKTFRCQTLRIHRTKPGVVHFDGDPMMMGENIDVKVIKEGLQVIIPRYAEKDSSNVLQRAQDYINGLKQINEEIVHKNKMILDKSKEQIKKLTKI from the coding sequence ATGGACGAAGAAAAAAAGAAAATATCATTCATTATAAATCCGAAATCCGGCACGCAGAGTAAAGAGCAAATCCTCCATTTGCTCGATGAAAAGCTGGATAAGACAAAGTATGCCCAAGAGGTAATCTATACCGAATATGCCGGACATGCTGTTGAAATTGCTGCACAAAAAGCAAAGGAAAATGTGCATGCTGTAGTGGCTATTGGCGGTGACGGTACGATCAACGAAATAGCCCGCTCGCTGGTGCATACAAAAACTGCATTGGGCATCATTCCGTGTGGTTCGGGAAACGGACTTGCACGCCACCTGCAAATTTCGATGGAGCCTAAAAAGGCGATAGAAATCATCAACGAAGGAATTATAGACGTCATTGATTACGGAAAAATCAATGAAGTACCTTTCTTCTGTACCTGCGGTGTGGGTTTCGATGCTTTTGTCAGCCTGAAGTTTGCAAAGGCGGGCAGGAGAGGACCTCTTACCTATTTAGAAAAGACTCTACTGGAGAGCCTGAAGTATCAGCCCGAAACTTACGAACTGGAAACGGAAGACGGTACCTTAAAGTATAAGGCTTTCCTGATAGCCTGCGGCAACGCTTCGCAATACGGAAACAATGCGTATATAGCTCCACAGGCCATGCTGACGGACGGATTACTGGACGTGACCATCCTTGAGCCTTTCACGGTGCTGGATGTGCCCTCCCTGTCTTTCCAACTATTTAATAAAACTATAGATCAAAATAGCCGCATCAAAACTTTCCGCTGCCAGACACTGCGCATCCACCGTACAAAACCGGGGGTAGTGCACTTTGACGGGGATCCCATGATGATGGGGGAAAACATTGACGTGAAAGTAATCAAAGAAGGATTGCAGGTAATCATCCCCCGGTATGCCGAAAAAGACTCTTCGAATGTATTGCAACGGGCACAGGATTATATAAATGGCTTGAAGCAGATCAATGAGGAGATTGTGCATAAGAATAAGATGATATTGGATAAGAGTAAAGAGCAGATTAAGAAGTTAACGAAAATCTGA
- a CDS encoding GtrA family protein, with amino-acid sequence MRESRRIFRFAVIGTLNALIIAAVIWLMMDELDIDYMLSNITAYVIAQTHNFIWCKHWIFPLDDKEKKSNTWRQVLLFSIAFGMAYLAQFLFLVVLVEALNCDEYLAQFLGLFIYGGVNFIMNRRITFR; translated from the coding sequence GTGAGAGAGTCGAGACGCATCTTCCGTTTTGCGGTAATCGGTACGCTGAATGCCCTGATTATAGCAGCAGTCATCTGGCTGATGATGGACGAACTGGACATCGACTATATGCTCTCTAACATAACTGCTTACGTCATTGCACAGACTCATAATTTTATCTGGTGCAAGCACTGGATATTTCCTTTGGATGATAAAGAAAAGAAGAGCAACACCTGGAGGCAGGTGTTGCTCTTTTCTATCGCTTTCGGAATGGCGTACCTGGCGCAATTCCTATTTCTGGTAGTGTTGGTCGAGGCACTGAATTGTGATGAATACTTGGCTCAGTTCCTGGGACTATTTATCTACGGAGGCGTGAATTTTATAATGAACAGGAGAATCACGTTCCGTTAA
- a CDS encoding ABC transporter ATP-binding protein has product MLQIDNACIAFGADTLFSGFCLQLHEGEIACISGQSGRGKTSLLNAILGFVPLKAGSITVNGILLEKGTIDQIRRQVAWIPQELALPSEWVKEMVQLPFNLKANRNTPFSLDKLFACFDELGLEEELYDKRVNEISGGQRQRIMIAVATLMQKPLLIVDEPTSALDSDSTDRVLAFFRKRMREGSAILAVSHDQGFAQGCNQMITL; this is encoded by the coding sequence ATACTTCAGATAGACAACGCATGTATCGCTTTCGGAGCAGATACACTTTTTTCCGGTTTTTGCTTACAACTGCACGAAGGGGAAATCGCCTGCATTTCTGGACAATCGGGGCGAGGAAAAACCTCCTTGCTGAATGCTATTTTAGGATTTGTACCCCTCAAAGCAGGAAGCATCACCGTTAACGGCATTTTACTGGAAAAAGGAACTATCGACCAAATTCGCAGGCAAGTGGCATGGATACCGCAAGAACTGGCGCTTCCATCGGAATGGGTGAAGGAAATGGTGCAACTCCCTTTCAATCTGAAAGCAAATCGGAATACTCCCTTTTCACTGGACAAACTATTTGCCTGTTTCGATGAATTGGGGCTGGAAGAGGAATTGTACGATAAACGTGTGAATGAGATCTCCGGAGGACAGCGGCAACGTATCATGATTGCCGTAGCCACCCTGATGCAAAAGCCGCTGCTGATTGTGGATGAACCGACTTCCGCACTGGATTCGGACTCTACGGATAGAGTACTTGCTTTCTTCCGGAAACGAATGAGGGAGGGAAGTGCCATCCTTGCCGTCTCTCACGACCAGGGATTTGCACAAGGATGCAACCAGATGATAACACTATAA
- a CDS encoding DUF4891 domain-containing protein, translated as MKALLFSFFTLLCILFSCQSSPKAQDGGEEDAQEEFVDTTPKATAIFWIDKHKEMPGQPSKRPGAVRTVKAKVNIHLAGRIEVLSYVKPQKGYIKSYINRRLETFRVRKVLMDSAYIKPGVQYVQLRYTPEKVEH; from the coding sequence ATGAAAGCATTACTTTTCTCGTTTTTCACTTTATTATGCATTCTTTTCTCGTGCCAATCCTCACCCAAAGCCCAGGATGGCGGTGAAGAGGATGCACAAGAGGAATTTGTGGATACTACTCCGAAGGCTACAGCTATCTTTTGGATAGATAAACATAAGGAAATGCCCGGACAACCGTCAAAGAGACCGGGTGCGGTACGTACGGTGAAAGCCAAAGTCAATATCCATTTGGCAGGGCGTATAGAAGTACTTTCGTATGTGAAACCACAGAAAGGATATATAAAAAGTTATATAAATCGCCGTCTTGAGACGTTCAGGGTAAGGAAAGTGTTGATGGACAGTGCTTATATAAAACCCGGCGTACAGTATGTACAGTTGCGTTATACTCCTGAAAAAGTAGAGCACTAA
- a CDS encoding zinc ribbon domain-containing protein, translating to MAKEAKKDPQELTVEQKLKALFQLQTMLSKIDEIKTLRGELPLEVQDLEDEIAGLSTRIDRIKAEVAELKSAIATKRVEIETSKASIAKYKEQQENVRNNREYDFLSKEIEFQTLEMELCDKRIKEFAAQEQEKSAEAAKSTEALNERQKDLDVKKNELDEIISETKQEEEKLRDKAKELETKIEPRLLQSFKRIRKNSRNGLGIVYVQRDACGGCFNKIPPQRQLDIRSRKKIIVCEYCGRIMIDPELAGVTIEHKEEVKEKPTRRKKTAE from the coding sequence ATGGCTAAAGAAGCAAAAAAAGATCCTCAGGAATTGACCGTGGAACAGAAGTTGAAAGCCCTGTTCCAGTTGCAGACTATGTTGTCTAAGATTGATGAAATCAAGACTTTAAGAGGTGAACTTCCGCTGGAAGTACAGGACTTGGAAGATGAAATCGCCGGTCTGAGCACTCGTATCGACAGAATTAAGGCAGAAGTAGCCGAACTGAAATCCGCCATCGCTACTAAGAGAGTAGAGATTGAAACTTCAAAAGCTTCTATCGCAAAATACAAAGAACAGCAGGAGAATGTACGCAACAACCGTGAGTACGACTTCCTGAGCAAAGAAATCGAATTCCAGACTCTGGAAATGGAGCTTTGTGATAAGAGAATCAAAGAGTTTGCTGCACAGGAACAGGAGAAATCTGCTGAAGCTGCAAAGAGTACAGAAGCGTTGAACGAAAGACAGAAAGACTTGGACGTTAAGAAGAACGAACTGGACGAAATCATCTCTGAAACTAAGCAGGAAGAAGAAAAGCTGAGAGACAAAGCCAAAGAACTTGAAACTAAGATCGAACCGCGCTTGCTCCAATCTTTCAAGCGTATCCGTAAGAACTCTCGCAACGGATTGGGTATCGTATATGTACAACGTGACGCTTGTGGTGGTTGCTTCAACAAAATCCCGCCCCAGAGACAACTGGATATCCGTTCTCGTAAAAAAATCATCGTTTGCGAATATTGCGGACGTATCATGATTGACCCGGAGTTGGCTGGTGTAACCATCGAACACAAGGAAGAAGTAAAGGAAAAGCCAACGAGAAGAAAAAAGACTGCGGAATAA
- a CDS encoding ABC transporter permease, translated as MGTIDISYTSLAIGLLLLLIPLFYLWKFKTGLLWVTVIGIARMIVQLFFIGIYLKYLFLWNNPWINFLWVIIMIFVAAQTALARTQLKRKILFIPISIGFLCSVVCIGMYFIAIVLRLENVFSAQYFIPIFGILMGNMLSSNVVALNAYYSGLKREQQLYRYLLGNGATRAEAQAPFIKQAIIKSFSPLIANIAVMGLVALPGTMIGQILGGSSPNVAIKYQMMIMVITFTASMLSLMITISLASRKSFDSNGKLLQVMVEKKEKKKSR; from the coding sequence GTGGGAACTATCGACATATCATATACCAGTTTAGCCATCGGATTACTACTGTTGCTTATTCCGCTGTTCTACTTGTGGAAGTTCAAGACAGGGCTATTGTGGGTTACCGTGATTGGTATCGCACGGATGATTGTACAACTTTTCTTTATCGGTATCTACCTGAAATACTTGTTTCTTTGGAATAACCCGTGGATCAACTTTCTGTGGGTGATTATTATGATATTCGTCGCCGCACAAACCGCCCTGGCACGCACCCAACTGAAACGGAAAATACTGTTCATTCCTATCTCCATCGGTTTTTTATGCAGTGTTGTCTGCATCGGCATGTACTTCATTGCCATCGTATTACGGCTGGAAAATGTGTTCAGTGCCCAGTATTTCATTCCGATATTCGGTATCCTGATGGGAAATATGTTATCCAGCAATGTCGTTGCACTGAATGCCTATTACAGCGGATTGAAACGGGAACAGCAATTGTATCGCTATCTGCTTGGCAATGGTGCCACAAGGGCAGAAGCACAGGCGCCTTTTATCAAACAGGCTATCATAAAGTCCTTTAGTCCGTTAATTGCCAATATTGCCGTTATGGGCCTAGTGGCACTGCCCGGCACAATGATCGGACAAATCCTGGGAGGTAGTAGCCCGAATGTCGCCATTAAATATCAGATGATGATTATGGTGATAACCTTCACGGCATCCATGCTTTCGCTAATGATTACCATCTCGTTGGCATCACGTAAGTCGTTCGATTCCAACGGAAAACTATTGCAGGTAATGGTAGAGAAAAAGGAAAAGAAGAAAAGCCGTTAG